The following proteins come from a genomic window of Gopherus flavomarginatus isolate rGopFla2 chromosome 22, rGopFla2.mat.asm, whole genome shotgun sequence:
- the C22H1orf216 gene encoding UPF0500 protein C1orf216 homolog, whose product MFAVCQPDVPLNAPFHEGKRDPTLGAAFLTEQDLKQDKNFNFVVEGYDSNENWSQAVLGTQMEGSSGQTENTTNPADNLVLLVQRQTAQGRLRAAPRGLKSDELGLSEEDVCNPLKGAELSGAEEEKMATEDTAEECGRLAGSPLEDNGYASSSLSIDSPDSSTGNAWEAPAAATKDPRNQPPPPGPDSDPENSSDSDTVFPVLAEAFQNLQDKMRFKEREKEKHHIHLVMYRRLALLRWIRGLQQKVVDQQSRLQESFDTILDNRKELLRYIQQGVVCPKAPAHAGL is encoded by the coding sequence ATGTTTGCAGTGTGCCAGCCAGATGTCCCCCTGAACGCTCCATTCCATGAGGGCAAGCGGGACCCGACGCTGGGCGCGGCCTTCCTCACTGAACAGGACCTCAAGCAGGACAAGAATTTCAACTTTGTGGTGGAAGGGTATGACAGCAATGAGAATTGGAGCCAGGCGGTGCTTGGGACCCAGATGGAGGGGAGCTCTGGCCAGACAGAAAACACAACAAATCCAGCAGATAATCTGGTGTTATTAGTGCAGAGACAGACAGCTCAGGGCAGGCTTAGGGCCGCTCCCCGAGGGCTGAAGTCAGATGAGCTGGGCCTCTCTGAGGAGGATGTGTGCAACCCTCTCAAGGGAGCCGAGCTCAGCGGTGCCGAAGAGGAGAAAATGGCTACCGAGGACACGGCCGAAGAGTGTGGCAGATTGGCTGGCTCCCCCTTAGAGGACAATGGCTATGCCAGCAGCTCCCTCAGCATCGACAGCCCCGACAGCAGCACCGGCAATGCCTGGGAGGCACCCGCtgctgccaccaaagacccaagGAACCAGCCACCGCCTCCGGGGCCTGACTCTGATCCCGAAAACTCCTCCGACTCAGACACTGTCTTCCCGGTGCTGGCTGAGGCCTTCCAGAACCTCCAAGACAAGATGAGATTCAAGGAGCGGGAGAAGGAGAAACACCACATCCACTTGGTGATGTATCGGCGCCTGGCCCTGCTGCGCTGGATCCGCGGCCTCCAGCAGAAAGTGGTGGACCAGCAGAGCCGGCTGCAGGAGAGCTTCGACACCATCCTGGACAACCGCAAAGAGCTCCTCCGGTACATCCAGCAGGGCGTGGTGTGCCCCAAAGCACCGGCTCATGCTGGCCTGTGA